From one Agrobacterium fabrum str. C58 genomic stretch:
- a CDS encoding rhomboid family intramembrane serine protease, with product MFIPLHDANFLKHIRLQYVTIGLIVINVLVWLFTGVLASDVQANAAALGLGFIPAVVFDYAYLEPALQVVPDDLTVVTYAFLHLDFWHLAGNMLFLWVFGDNVEDALGHFRFLIFYLVCAIAGALFHGFVAPTSEGPLIGASGAVSGVVAAYFLLHPRVRVWVLVLMRIPLPLPAFIPLALWIGQQFLMLALGLEQNVSWGAHVGGILAGAIMVIFMRRPDVPLFDRTIVAPRAAQFKNTSQTAGLSQIERGYDGGR from the coding sequence ATGTTCATACCGCTGCACGATGCGAATTTCCTCAAACATATCCGGCTGCAATATGTGACCATCGGCCTGATCGTGATCAATGTACTGGTCTGGCTGTTTACCGGCGTGCTTGCCAGCGACGTGCAGGCCAATGCCGCAGCGCTCGGCCTCGGTTTCATCCCTGCCGTGGTATTCGATTACGCCTATCTGGAACCGGCCCTGCAGGTGGTGCCTGATGATCTCACCGTCGTCACCTATGCGTTCCTGCATCTCGATTTCTGGCATCTGGCCGGCAACATGCTGTTTCTCTGGGTCTTCGGCGACAATGTCGAGGATGCGCTCGGTCACTTCCGGTTCCTGATCTTCTACCTCGTCTGCGCGATTGCCGGCGCCCTGTTTCACGGCTTTGTCGCCCCCACTTCGGAAGGGCCGCTGATCGGTGCATCGGGTGCGGTTTCCGGTGTGGTTGCGGCCTATTTCCTGCTGCATCCAAGGGTACGTGTCTGGGTGCTGGTCCTGATGCGCATTCCACTTCCCCTGCCCGCCTTCATTCCGTTGGCGCTGTGGATCGGTCAGCAGTTCCTGATGCTGGCGCTGGGGCTGGAGCAAAACGTTTCCTGGGGCGCGCATGTGGGTGGCATCCTGGCGGGCGCGATCATGGTGATTTTCATGCGCAGGCCGGATGTTCCCCTGTTTGACCGCACCATTGTTGCGCCGAGGGCGGCGCAGTTCAAGAATACGTCGCAAACGGCAGGGTTGTCGCAAATCGAACGGGGCTATGACGGGGGTAGATGA
- a CDS encoding electron transfer flavoprotein subunit beta/FixA family protein, whose protein sequence is MKILVPVKRVVDYNVKIRVKSDGSGVELANVKMSMNPFDEISVEEALRLKEAGKAEEVVVVSIGPAKAEETLRTALAMGADRAILIETDETVEPLAVAKLLKGVAEAEQPGLVIVGKQAIDDDSNQTGQMLAALLGWGQGTFASKVVPADGKVAVTREVDGGLQTVELKLPAVVTTDLRLNEPRYASLPNIMKAKKKPLDKKAPADFGVDVSPRLKVLKTEEPAGRKAGIKVGSVAELVEKLKADGVL, encoded by the coding sequence ATGAAAATCCTTGTCCCCGTTAAACGAGTCGTCGACTACAACGTGAAAATCCGCGTGAAGTCGGATGGTTCTGGCGTTGAGCTTGCCAATGTGAAGATGTCGATGAACCCGTTCGACGAAATCTCGGTGGAAGAGGCCCTTCGCCTGAAGGAAGCCGGCAAAGCCGAAGAGGTCGTGGTCGTCTCCATCGGCCCGGCCAAGGCGGAAGAAACGCTGCGCACCGCGCTTGCCATGGGCGCCGACCGCGCCATCCTGATCGAGACCGACGAAACCGTCGAGCCGCTCGCCGTCGCCAAGCTCCTGAAGGGCGTGGCCGAGGCTGAGCAGCCCGGTCTCGTCATCGTCGGCAAGCAGGCGATCGATGACGATTCGAACCAGACCGGCCAGATGCTGGCAGCCCTGCTCGGCTGGGGCCAGGGCACGTTTGCCTCCAAGGTCGTACCGGCTGACGGCAAGGTCGCGGTCACCCGTGAAGTCGATGGCGGCCTGCAGACTGTCGAGCTGAAACTGCCAGCCGTCGTCACCACCGATCTTCGTCTGAACGAGCCGCGTTACGCCTCGCTGCCGAACATCATGAAGGCAAAAAAGAAGCCGCTCGACAAAAAGGCTCCGGCCGATTTCGGCGTCGATGTCTCGCCGCGCCTGAAGGTGCTGAAGACCGAGGAGCCCGCGGGCCGCAAGGCCGGCATCAAGGTCGGCTCGGTTGCCGAACTGGTCGAAAAGCTCAAAGCCGACGGCGTCCTCTAA
- a CDS encoding electron transfer flavoprotein subunit alpha/FixB family protein: MAILLLAEHDNATLSDLTAKTLTAATQIGGDVHVLVAGSGAKAAADAAAKLTGVSKVLLADDASYANALAEPLAALVVSLSPAYDVIIAPATASAKNVLPRVAALLDVAQVSEIIEVVSPDTFKRPIYAGNAIQTVQASDAKKVITVRPTAFAAAAEGGSASVETIATAENPGVSSFVSDALASSDRPELTSAKIIISGGRALGSSEKFKEVILPVADKLGAAVGASRAAVDAGYAPNDWQVGQTGKVVAPQLYIAAGISGAIQHLAGMKDSKVIVAINKDEEAPIFQVADYGLVADLFEALPELQKAL; the protein is encoded by the coding sequence ATGGCCATTCTTCTTCTGGCAGAACACGACAACGCAACCCTTTCCGACCTGACGGCAAAGACGCTGACGGCGGCAACGCAGATCGGCGGCGACGTGCATGTGCTGGTCGCGGGTTCTGGCGCGAAAGCTGCCGCCGACGCAGCCGCGAAGCTGACGGGCGTCTCCAAGGTGCTGCTCGCCGACGACGCCTCCTATGCCAACGCGCTTGCCGAGCCGCTGGCGGCGCTGGTCGTTTCGCTCAGCCCCGCCTATGACGTCATCATCGCCCCCGCGACGGCATCCGCCAAGAACGTGCTGCCGCGTGTGGCAGCGCTTCTCGACGTGGCGCAGGTCTCGGAAATCATCGAGGTCGTATCGCCTGACACTTTCAAACGGCCGATCTATGCCGGCAACGCCATCCAGACGGTGCAGGCAAGCGACGCCAAGAAGGTCATCACCGTGCGTCCGACCGCCTTTGCGGCCGCCGCCGAAGGTGGTTCGGCATCGGTCGAGACAATCGCTACTGCTGAAAATCCCGGTGTCTCCAGCTTCGTTTCCGATGCGCTGGCTTCTTCCGATCGTCCGGAACTGACCTCTGCGAAGATCATCATCTCCGGTGGCCGCGCGCTTGGCTCGTCGGAAAAGTTCAAGGAAGTCATCCTTCCCGTCGCCGACAAGCTTGGTGCCGCCGTTGGTGCCAGCCGCGCGGCCGTCGATGCCGGTTACGCGCCGAACGACTGGCAGGTGGGCCAGACCGGCAAGGTGGTTGCGCCGCAGCTTTACATCGCTGCCGGTATTTCCGGCGCCATCCAGCATCTGGCCGGCATGAAGGATTCGAAGGTCATCGTCGCCATCAACAAGGATGAAGAAGCGCCGATTTTCCAGGTTGCCGATTACGGTCTCGTCGCAGACCTGTTCGAGGCACTGCCGGAACTTCAAAAAGCTCTTTGA
- a CDS encoding 3-hydroxybutyryl-CoA dehydrogenase, whose product MTAPFKNIGVIGAGQMGCGIAHVSAIAGYRVHIYDLSKEGIEAGLATINGNLARQVTNNKLSDDARKQALALISGSTDVNDLAPMDIVIEAATENEEIKRKIYAQVCPVLKPEALLATNTSSLSITRLASATDRPEQFMGIHFMNPVPVMKLVELVRGIATNEKTFDAAKAYVRTLEKAITVAEDFPAFIVNRILLPMINEAIYTLYEGVGSVEAIDTAMRLGANHPMGPLQLADFIGLDTCLSIMQVLHDGLSDSKYRPCPLLVKYVEAGWLGRKSGRGFYDYRGETPVPTR is encoded by the coding sequence ATGACCGCCCCCTTTAAAAACATCGGTGTCATCGGAGCCGGTCAGATGGGATGTGGCATTGCGCATGTTTCCGCCATTGCCGGCTACCGGGTCCATATCTACGATCTTTCGAAAGAAGGCATCGAGGCCGGCCTTGCCACGATCAACGGCAATCTCGCCCGCCAGGTGACCAACAACAAGCTTTCCGATGATGCCCGCAAGCAGGCGCTGGCGCTCATCAGTGGATCGACCGACGTCAATGATCTGGCGCCGATGGATATCGTCATCGAGGCAGCCACGGAAAACGAAGAGATCAAGCGCAAGATTTATGCGCAGGTCTGCCCGGTCCTGAAACCCGAGGCGCTGCTCGCCACCAATACGTCTTCACTTTCCATCACCCGACTTGCTTCCGCCACTGACCGCCCCGAACAGTTCATGGGCATCCATTTCATGAACCCGGTGCCCGTCATGAAACTGGTCGAGCTGGTGCGCGGCATCGCCACCAACGAAAAAACCTTCGACGCGGCGAAAGCCTATGTGCGGACGCTTGAAAAGGCGATCACCGTCGCCGAGGATTTCCCGGCCTTCATCGTCAACCGCATCCTGCTGCCGATGATCAACGAGGCGATCTACACGCTGTATGAGGGCGTCGGTTCGGTGGAAGCCATCGATACCGCCATGCGGCTCGGCGCGAACCACCCGATGGGTCCGCTGCAACTTGCCGATTTCATCGGTCTCGATACCTGTTTGTCGATCATGCAGGTGCTGCATGACGGTCTCTCCGACAGCAAATATCGCCCCTGCCCACTACTGGTCAAATATGTCGAGGCCGGCTGGCTCGGCCGTAAATCCGGCCGTGGCTTCTACGATTACCGCGGCGAAACGCCAGTTCCGACGCGTTAA
- the tlpA gene encoding thiol:disulfide interchange protein TlpA: MTEKTPFRLPSAKLVAIAAVAGVLAGAGAVGFRHIGSESPVQGAAVAEGGLCEGAANRIASLKPFLKGQVAAMSAADKPRVIPLSFEGPEAKDMTLADLKGKAILLNLWATWCVPCREEMPALNALEKEKGGDKFEVVAVNIDVGADEKPKAFMDEYKIDALKHYRDSSMGVFNVLKKEGLAFGLPATLLLDENGCLLGAMNGPAAWDSEDAKALVTAATAK; encoded by the coding sequence ATGACAGAAAAAACGCCGTTCAGGCTTCCTTCCGCCAAGTTGGTTGCAATTGCTGCCGTTGCCGGTGTGCTCGCCGGTGCTGGCGCGGTCGGGTTCAGGCATATTGGGTCTGAGAGCCCGGTTCAAGGGGCTGCGGTGGCAGAGGGCGGTTTATGTGAGGGTGCTGCAAACCGCATCGCCTCGCTGAAGCCGTTTCTGAAGGGGCAAGTGGCTGCCATGTCGGCGGCGGACAAGCCGCGTGTCATCCCGCTGTCCTTCGAGGGGCCCGAGGCCAAGGACATGACGCTTGCCGATCTCAAGGGCAAGGCGATTCTTCTCAATCTCTGGGCCACATGGTGTGTACCCTGCCGGGAAGAAATGCCGGCTCTGAACGCGCTGGAGAAGGAAAAGGGCGGTGACAAGTTCGAGGTTGTGGCCGTCAATATCGATGTCGGCGCGGATGAAAAGCCGAAAGCCTTCATGGATGAATACAAGATCGACGCGCTGAAGCATTACCGCGACAGTTCCATGGGCGTCTTCAACGTCCTGAAAAAGGAAGGCCTCGCTTTCGGCCTGCCGGCCACCCTGCTGCTGGATGAAAACGGCTGCCTGCTGGGCGCCATGAACGGGCCGGCCGCCTGGGACAGCGAAGATGCGAAGGCGTTGGTGACGGCCGCAACCGCTAAGTAA
- the argH gene encoding argininosuccinate lyase produces the protein MADGTDQKSSNQMWGGRFASGPSAIMEEINASIGFDKKLYAQDIRGSIAHATMLAEKGIISQEDKEKIVHGLNTILSEIEAGTFEFSRKLEDIHMNIEARLATLIGTAAGRLHTARSRNDQVALDFRLWVKEELQKTEGMLTALIAAFLDRAEENADTVMPGFTHLQTAQPVTFGHHCMAYVEMFGRDRARVRHAIEHLDESPIGAAALAGTGYPIDRHMTAKALGFREPTRNSIDTVSDRDFALEFLSIASICATHLSRLAEEIVIWSTPQFGFIRLSDAFSTGSSIMPQKKNPDAAELVRAKTGRINGSLVALLTVMKGLPLAYSKDMQEDKEQVFDSAESLELAIAAMTGMIRDLEVRKDRMRAAAGSGYSTATDLADWLVREAGLPFRDAHHVTGNAVALAEKKGCDLADLSLEELQAIHPDITNGIFDVLSVEASVASRTSFGGTAPSEVRKQIAWWRGRN, from the coding sequence ATGGCTGACGGCACAGATCAGAAATCCTCCAACCAGATGTGGGGCGGACGTTTTGCTTCCGGGCCATCAGCCATCATGGAAGAGATAAATGCCTCCATCGGCTTCGACAAGAAGCTTTATGCCCAGGACATCCGCGGCTCTATAGCGCACGCCACCATGCTGGCGGAAAAAGGCATTATTTCGCAGGAAGATAAAGAGAAGATCGTTCACGGCCTGAACACGATCCTGTCAGAGATCGAAGCCGGCACCTTCGAATTCTCGCGCAAGCTCGAAGATATTCACATGAACATCGAGGCGCGCCTTGCAACCCTCATCGGCACGGCGGCCGGCCGCCTGCACACCGCGCGCTCGCGCAACGACCAGGTGGCGCTCGATTTCCGCCTGTGGGTTAAGGAAGAATTGCAGAAGACCGAGGGCATGTTGACAGCCCTCATCGCCGCCTTCCTCGACCGCGCCGAGGAAAATGCCGATACCGTGATGCCCGGCTTCACCCATCTGCAGACGGCGCAGCCCGTCACCTTCGGCCACCATTGCATGGCCTATGTGGAAATGTTCGGCCGTGACCGTGCCCGTGTGCGGCACGCCATCGAGCATCTGGACGAAAGCCCGATCGGCGCAGCCGCGCTGGCCGGCACCGGCTACCCCATCGACCGCCATATGACAGCCAAGGCGCTCGGTTTCCGCGAGCCGACCCGCAACTCTATCGACACCGTCTCCGACCGCGATTTCGCGCTGGAATTCCTGTCGATCGCTTCGATCTGCGCCACGCATCTGTCGCGTCTCGCCGAAGAAATCGTCATCTGGTCGACGCCGCAATTCGGTTTCATCCGCCTCTCGGATGCCTTTTCCACCGGCTCTTCGATTATGCCGCAGAAAAAGAACCCTGACGCCGCCGAACTGGTGCGCGCCAAGACTGGTCGCATCAACGGCTCGCTGGTGGCGCTGCTGACTGTCATGAAGGGCCTGCCGCTTGCCTATTCCAAGGACATGCAGGAAGACAAGGAACAGGTTTTCGACTCCGCCGAAAGCCTGGAATTGGCGATTGCCGCCATGACCGGCATGATACGCGACCTCGAGGTGCGCAAGGACCGTATGCGTGCGGCCGCCGGTTCGGGTTATTCCACAGCCACCGATCTCGCCGACTGGCTGGTGCGCGAGGCGGGCCTGCCGTTCCGCGATGCCCACCATGTGACCGGCAATGCCGTGGCGCTGGCGGAGAAAAAGGGCTGCGATCTGGCCGATCTTTCGCTGGAGGAATTGCAGGCCATCCACCCCGACATCACCAACGGTATTTTCGACGTTCTCTCGGTCGAGGCATCGGTCGCCAGCCGCACAAGCTTTGGCGGCACCGCTCCTTCGGAAGTCAGGAAGCAGATCGCCTGGTGGCGTGGACGCAACTGA
- the lptM gene encoding LPS translocon maturation chaperone LptM — translation MLSKTARKLIVPIGMTLAVSLALSACGRKGDIDPPSTPVEMRNKRAADGSEPKPATAERPFILDKLL, via the coding sequence ATGCTTTCAAAAACCGCGCGCAAACTCATCGTTCCCATCGGCATGACGCTCGCCGTCAGCCTTGCTCTCAGTGCCTGCGGGCGTAAGGGCGACATCGACCCGCCGAGCACGCCGGTCGAAATGCGCAACAAACGCGCCGCCGATGGCAGCGAGCCGAAGCCGGCGACAGCGGAACGGCCGTTCATCCTCGACAAGCTTCTCTGA
- the lysA gene encoding diaminopimelate decarboxylase, translated as MNHFGYIDGVLHAENVPVPEIAKAVGTPFYVYSTATLERHYKVFSGAFADVDAMVCYAMKANSNQAVLKTLAKLGAGIDVVSGGELRRALAAGVPASRIMFSGVGKTVAEMDYALEAGIYCFNIESEPELEVLNLRAVKAGKRAHVSFRINPDVDARTHAKISTGKKENKFGISYERARAVYAHAATLPGIEVTGIDMHIGSQITELQPFEDAFRLLRELVEVLRTDGHAISHVDIGGGLGIPYRDDNNPPPLPDAYAHIVKNELKSLNCKIVTEPGRLIVGNAGILVTEVIYVKDGGDKTFVIVDGAMNDLIRPTLYEAYHGIRPVVQPSENAPRIKADIVGPVCETGDYLALDREMAAPQPGDLIAVSSAGAYGAVQAGTYNSRLLVPEVLVKGDRFHVIRPRGTYEELIALDSVPAWLD; from the coding sequence GTGAACCATTTTGGCTATATCGACGGCGTGCTGCACGCCGAAAACGTGCCCGTGCCCGAGATCGCCAAGGCGGTCGGCACGCCCTTCTACGTCTATTCCACAGCAACGCTGGAGCGCCACTACAAGGTGTTCTCAGGCGCTTTCGCGGATGTGGACGCCATGGTCTGTTACGCCATGAAGGCCAATTCCAACCAGGCGGTGCTGAAGACGCTGGCGAAACTCGGTGCCGGCATCGACGTGGTCTCCGGCGGCGAATTGCGCCGTGCACTGGCTGCCGGCGTGCCCGCAAGCCGCATCATGTTCTCCGGTGTCGGCAAGACCGTGGCGGAAATGGATTACGCGCTGGAAGCCGGCATCTATTGCTTCAACATCGAATCCGAACCGGAACTGGAAGTCCTCAACCTGCGCGCCGTCAAGGCCGGCAAGCGGGCGCATGTCTCCTTCCGCATCAATCCGGATGTGGATGCGCGCACCCACGCCAAGATTTCCACCGGAAAAAAAGAAAACAAGTTCGGCATTTCCTATGAGCGGGCGCGTGCGGTCTATGCCCATGCCGCCACCCTGCCCGGCATCGAAGTCACCGGCATCGACATGCATATCGGCAGCCAGATCACCGAATTGCAGCCTTTCGAAGATGCCTTCCGGCTGCTGCGCGAACTGGTGGAAGTGCTGCGTACCGATGGCCATGCGATCAGCCACGTCGATATTGGCGGCGGCCTCGGCATTCCCTACCGCGACGACAACAATCCGCCGCCGCTGCCGGATGCCTATGCTCATATCGTCAAGAACGAGCTGAAGAGCCTCAACTGCAAGATCGTCACCGAGCCCGGCCGCCTGATTGTCGGCAATGCCGGCATTCTGGTGACGGAAGTGATCTATGTGAAAGATGGCGGCGACAAAACCTTCGTGATCGTCGATGGCGCCATGAACGACCTTATTCGCCCGACGCTCTACGAAGCCTATCACGGCATCCGCCCGGTGGTGCAGCCTTCAGAGAACGCGCCGCGCATCAAGGCCGATATCGTTGGTCCGGTCTGCGAAACCGGCGATTATCTGGCGCTCGACCGCGAGATGGCGGCACCGCAGCCGGGTGATCTCATCGCCGTCAGTTCAGCCGGCGCCTATGGCGCGGTGCAGGCCGGCACCTATAATTCGCGTCTGCTGGTGCCGGAAGTGCTCGTCAAGGGCGACAGGTTCCACGTCATCCGCCCGCGCGGTACCTATGAGGAACTGATCGCCCTCGATTCCGTGCCCGCCTGGCTCGATTGA
- a CDS encoding TIGR02302 family protein — protein sequence MTTAGKDSTGRKRPTGAFAQRPDLARRVAAKRFFAKIVLLSEKIAPKTLWPLSIAAIFLALSWFGLYRHMPDFLRLGIVFVLVFSFIATLLPILRLKWPTDHEASRLLEDRNGLAHQPVGVQDDEPAFDTPFSRALWKEHQIRMAERIAALNAGLPKPDIARYDRLALRAIPALLLVTAFGFSYSNGAGTVADAFRSRPAVGPLNPDIRLDAWVTPPAYTGRAPIFLTGRDATNRDAVSVPQSSKLTIRMTGGNGGEEVTFEPEMAGALQKLAPEAARADSASGDIAVQTPTRSADQPVAPRTFAMDVTESGMITANGEQWLFNVIPDQPPSIAFDKMPRRAVNGALEIGFTAKDDYGLKEAHAIIEPIGVAEGATALYPPPEFKLDLPRQNNREIKGLTSRNLTEHPMAGKRVRITLVATDGAGQTGRSPAHEMVLPGRNFSEPLAAAIAEQRQIFSLDTRQMPKAIAYNEAVGLRPEETIPNTTHYLLLQSAQTRMRLAYNDEMLKNTADYLWEIALGIEDGDLSQAERRLRDAQTALSEALQRNASDEEVAKLMQELREAMQQFMSELAQRMQNAPQANMNNQAQNVLRQRDLENMMNQIENLARSGNRDAAQEMLSQLQRMMNNLQAGRPQRQGQQGQQQSSKMRQQIDKLGEILQQQQKLMDETFKLDQALRDRMQRGDPQQGGEGEDEQQMGENGQPPQEGQQGQPGQQGQNGQQGGQQPSDQMTAEQLRDALKNLRAQQDALGKQLGELQQGLRDLGMEPGENFGKAQQEMQGAGEALGKGQGEQAVEGQGNALNALRQGAQDMMGQIMQAMRQQGQQPGQGQEGMAGQGGQNGRDPLGRPRSTTGPDFGDQVKVPDEIDVQRAREILEAIREKLGNNPPGEVERRYLERLLDIR from the coding sequence ATGACCACAGCCGGTAAGGACAGCACAGGCAGAAAGCGCCCGACCGGCGCATTCGCGCAGCGGCCGGACCTTGCCCGTCGGGTTGCGGCCAAGCGCTTCTTCGCGAAAATCGTGCTGCTCTCGGAGAAGATCGCGCCGAAAACGCTCTGGCCTCTCTCCATCGCCGCCATATTTCTGGCACTGTCATGGTTTGGCCTTTACCGGCATATGCCGGATTTCCTGCGGCTCGGCATCGTTTTCGTTCTGGTTTTCAGTTTCATCGCCACGCTTTTGCCGATCCTGCGGCTGAAATGGCCGACGGATCATGAAGCCTCGCGTCTTCTTGAAGATCGTAACGGTCTGGCGCACCAGCCGGTCGGCGTGCAGGACGATGAACCCGCTTTCGACACGCCGTTTTCCCGCGCCCTCTGGAAAGAACACCAGATCCGCATGGCGGAGCGCATTGCCGCGCTCAATGCCGGCCTGCCGAAACCCGATATCGCCCGTTATGACCGTCTGGCGCTGCGCGCCATTCCGGCACTGCTTCTGGTCACCGCTTTCGGTTTTTCCTATTCGAACGGCGCGGGCACGGTTGCCGATGCTTTCCGCAGCCGACCGGCCGTTGGTCCGCTCAACCCAGATATCCGTCTCGATGCCTGGGTCACCCCGCCCGCCTATACCGGCCGCGCGCCGATTTTCCTGACCGGACGTGATGCGACAAACCGTGACGCGGTTTCCGTGCCGCAATCCTCCAAGCTGACGATCCGCATGACCGGTGGCAATGGCGGTGAGGAAGTGACTTTTGAACCCGAAATGGCCGGCGCGTTGCAGAAGCTTGCGCCCGAAGCTGCACGCGCGGACAGTGCAAGCGGCGATATCGCTGTCCAGACGCCGACCCGTTCTGCGGATCAGCCCGTCGCGCCGCGCACCTTCGCCATGGATGTTACCGAAAGCGGCATGATCACCGCCAATGGCGAACAATGGCTATTTAACGTCATTCCCGACCAGCCGCCCAGCATCGCCTTCGACAAGATGCCGCGCCGCGCCGTTAACGGCGCGCTGGAAATCGGCTTCACTGCCAAGGACGATTACGGCCTGAAGGAAGCGCACGCCATCATCGAGCCCATCGGCGTGGCGGAAGGCGCGACAGCACTTTACCCGCCGCCGGAATTCAAGCTCGATCTGCCGCGTCAGAACAATCGCGAGATCAAGGGCCTGACCAGCCGTAACCTGACCGAACATCCGATGGCGGGCAAACGTGTACGCATCACACTTGTCGCAACTGATGGTGCAGGCCAGACCGGCCGCAGCCCCGCGCATGAAATGGTGCTGCCGGGCCGCAACTTCTCCGAACCGCTGGCGGCTGCGATCGCCGAGCAACGGCAAATCTTCTCGCTCGACACACGCCAGATGCCGAAGGCGATCGCCTATAATGAGGCGGTGGGCCTGCGCCCGGAAGAGACCATTCCCAACACCACGCATTATCTCCTGCTGCAATCGGCGCAGACGCGGATGCGTCTCGCTTATAATGATGAGATGCTGAAGAACACGGCCGATTATCTCTGGGAAATCGCGCTCGGCATTGAAGATGGCGACCTTTCGCAGGCCGAAAGACGCCTTCGCGATGCGCAGACCGCGCTTTCCGAGGCACTGCAGCGCAATGCTTCTGATGAGGAAGTTGCCAAGCTGATGCAGGAGCTGCGCGAAGCGATGCAGCAGTTCATGAGCGAGCTTGCGCAGCGCATGCAGAACGCGCCCCAAGCCAACATGAACAACCAAGCCCAGAACGTGCTGCGCCAGCGCGATCTGGAAAACATGATGAACCAGATCGAGAACCTTGCCCGTTCCGGCAATCGTGACGCGGCGCAGGAAATGCTCTCGCAGCTACAGCGCATGATGAACAATCTGCAGGCTGGCCGCCCGCAGCGGCAAGGCCAGCAGGGACAGCAACAGAGCAGCAAGATGCGCCAGCAGATCGACAAGCTGGGCGAAATTCTTCAGCAGCAGCAGAAGTTGATGGACGAGACTTTCAAGCTCGACCAAGCACTTCGAGACCGCATGCAGCGCGGCGACCCACAGCAGGGCGGCGAAGGCGAAGACGAGCAGCAGATGGGCGAGAATGGCCAGCCGCCACAGGAAGGCCAGCAAGGTCAACCGGGTCAACAAGGCCAGAATGGTCAGCAGGGCGGACAACAGCCGAGCGACCAGATGACCGCGGAACAATTGCGCGACGCGCTGAAAAACCTGCGGGCACAGCAGGATGCCCTCGGCAAGCAGCTCGGTGAGTTGCAGCAGGGCCTGCGCGATCTCGGCATGGAACCGGGCGAAAACTTCGGCAAGGCGCAGCAGGAAATGCAGGGCGCCGGCGAAGCGCTGGGCAAGGGTCAGGGCGAACAGGCGGTTGAAGGCCAGGGCAATGCGCTGAACGCGCTGCGACAGGGCGCACAGGACATGATGGGCCAGATCATGCAGGCGATGCGCCAGCAGGGCCAGCAGCCTGGGCAAGGCCAGGAAGGCATGGCCGGTCAGGGCGGACAAAACGGCCGTGACCCACTCGGCCGGCCGCGCAGTACCACCGGTCCGGATTTCGGCGATCAGGTGAAGGTGCCTGACGAGATCGACGTGCAGCGCGCCCGTGAAATTCTCGAGGCTATCAGGGAAAAGCTCGGCAACAATCCGCCGGGTGAAGTAGAACGGCGTTATCTGGAACGGTTGCTGGATATACGGTGA
- a CDS encoding response regulator, with translation MAKILITEDEDALRAFVARALRLDGHETHEAADGEQGLEKLQQTSFDLLLSDIRMPVMDGIELAHRAAESFPAMRILLMTGYAEQRERADDLATKIVDVVSKPFALPDIRKAVARALAA, from the coding sequence ATGGCGAAAATTCTGATTACCGAAGACGAGGATGCATTGCGGGCTTTCGTCGCCCGCGCGCTGCGTCTCGACGGTCACGAGACCCATGAGGCGGCTGACGGCGAGCAGGGGCTGGAGAAGCTTCAGCAAACCAGTTTCGATCTTCTTCTTTCGGATATCCGCATGCCGGTCATGGATGGCATCGAGCTGGCGCACCGCGCCGCCGAAAGCTTCCCGGCGATGCGTATTTTGCTGATGACGGGTTATGCCGAGCAGCGCGAACGCGCCGATGATCTGGCGACGAAGATTGTGGACGTGGTTTCCAAGCCCTTTGCGCTGCCGGATATTCGCAAGGCTGTGGCGCGGGCGCTGGCGGCCTGA
- the hpt gene encoding hypoxanthine phosphoribosyltransferase, whose translation MPVVRGKNIEPLYTAEQIAERNRDMAKHIAGGPTKDLLVIAVLKGSFIFAADLIRALHDSGLAPEVEFITLSSYGAGTVSQGVRIVKDIDSDVKDRDVLLIDDILESGRTLRFAKELLYERGARNVTIAVLLDKKVKRKEDLEADYVGFECPDYFVVGYGMDVAYAFRELPFVGVVTGDA comes from the coding sequence ATGCCCGTCGTCCGTGGAAAAAACATCGAGCCGCTCTACACCGCCGAGCAGATCGCCGAGCGCAATCGCGATATGGCCAAGCACATTGCCGGTGGCCCGACCAAGGATTTGCTGGTCATTGCCGTACTCAAGGGATCGTTCATTTTCGCGGCCGATCTTATCCGCGCGCTGCATGATAGCGGCCTTGCTCCCGAAGTCGAATTCATCACGCTTTCGAGTTACGGCGCCGGCACGGTTTCCCAAGGGGTGCGGATCGTCAAGGATATCGACAGCGATGTGAAGGACCGCGATGTCCTGCTGATCGACGACATTCTCGAATCCGGCCGAACGCTGCGTTTCGCCAAGGAACTGCTTTACGAGCGCGGCGCGCGCAACGTCACCATTGCCGTGCTGCTCGACAAGAAGGTCAAGCGCAAGGAAGATCTGGAGGCCGACTATGTCGGTTTCGAATGTCCTGACTATTTCGTCGTCGGTTACGGCATGGATGTGGCTTATGCCTTCCGCGAACTGCCTTTTGTCGGCGTCGTGACCGGCGACGCCTGA